The Apium graveolens cultivar Ventura chromosome 10, ASM990537v1, whole genome shotgun sequence nucleotide sequence ACAAACCATAACTTATTTTAAATGACAATAAAAGAAGCCTTGAAATGATGAAATGAGAACACACCTGCAGATTGAAACCCTAGGCGTGTTAAACTGAAAAAGGCAAGATGGATTTATATTGTATCCATAATTTAACCTTGCTCTTAAATTAAATTTTTTGATTTAATCAATCAAATTAAATTTATCATTTCATAATTCGGACtttaacaatttttttttttgcatCAACATCAAAAATTTAATAATCTTACCGTAATTCAAAACAGAAGGAAATACCAAGGgttaatttatattattattttgaTTGATATAACCCTGTTTACAAATTTCAGCAATTGAAACTATCGGTTGTTTAATAATTTGTGATTCGGAATCGGTAATTTATCAGCGATTTAGCAAATTGACCGATTTATCGGCCGATTTTTTGAGGCACCGATTTTTTATTTATTGACCGATTTTTGACATATTGGAATCCGATATTTATCAGTGTTTTAACGAATCAGTCTTATTAGTGATTTATCGGTAATTATtgaaaaatcaactaatttacaTAACAGAGGCGAGGCCGCGAGGATATAGCATATCATATATTCCAGCTGTTTAAAATATGAGGagataattaaaaaaaaaaccaGAGATCGTTGTAAAATAGGACACCGTCTTAGCAATATAATAAATCCTAGCATAAAAGGAAAATGTAACTGAATCCAGTCATGTATAGGTAATGATTGTGAGGGAGACAGTACTTAGACAAGGTGCATctaaaagaaaatattttttataCAAACAAATTAAAGGAGGAGGTTAGGCAAATTGCATTTTCACCAAAATATTgaagattttaaaaattagaaataaaAGGTAAATTCCAAAAATAGTTTTCTTCACTCTGCTGCATTGGGTTATATATATTCTGCAAATTTGTGGGACGCTGGTACTGTCATTCTTTGTCTTATGCTTACGATGTTGTAGCTATATAAAAGCTCACTTCCCTTCATCATATGTTCTCTGCTTCTGAGAACAAAATGGAAAATATTGATTTCCCGTGGGCTTATCAAGAGGTGGCCTCATTCTTTTCATTCTTTTAATTTTGTCATTCTCTGTGTTTCAAGTTGCCTATGCATATTCATTgtttttactctctctctctctctcaagtTTATTCATCgtttttactctctctctctcgggaGAGATCTTAAATTTGTTAGTTTGAATTTATGACTGTTTTTGGATTCGTTTCAATGTTCTTACAACTTATAATTTGTTTGACTACGTGGTGGCTCCGATTCTTATTTGACAACTCCCAATTTACAAATGTGAATTTTGCAggaatattaaaatatataataatattattttaagaTAGTTCTGTTATTATAAAAGGTTCATTGTTGACTATACAAGCTTTTTTTATATCAACGTTTCTTATAATAAAATCATACTTACCGTCTTTCTCTTTTGTCTTTCAACATCATCATTGAACACTGTACAAGATTAGGCTGTTGTGTCAGAAATAATATGGTTAGAAATACAGTGTTTCTTCTATTCTGCATGGCCTCATTCTAGTCTTAGCTTTGGATTAGCTGTTTATACGACGAAATTATATCCATGTAACTTTTTGCAGTTTTCTGCACAAATTATCTTACTAATGAATATGATGATGTATATGGTGTTGGTACATGTAGAAACTAATGCGGTGATCATGTATTACTGAGACCGATGGTTTGTATTGCTGTGATCTGTAGCTAGAATGTAGAGTTGGTAGGATAAAATGGTGTGCAATATGGCCGTTTGTTGTATCTGTTTGGAACTAACATTGACTTGTCTGTTTATTTGTAGAGCATTGATGATCTAAAGCAGCAGCTCTTGTACACAAGTATTGAACTTGAATCTGTAAAGGCAGAAGCTGAAAAGCATATCAAAATGCACGAAGCATATGAGAAACAGTCACTCATGTTACTCAATATGGTTATACAAGAACGGGACGAGGCCAGAGGACAGGTCCGCAAGCTACTTAACAAGCTCATGTTTTTAAATTATACAACTCCGAGTAATGAATTCTTGACAACAGCTCTGCCTCAACTGTCACCTGAGAGCCCCCTCGTAAACTCCATGATACCAATCTTAAGCACAGCTGAATCGAACAGTACTTTCTCTGAACCATACAATTATCACTCTCAGAATTCTTCCCCAGCTAGCTCAGTTTTTGAACCTGTCTCCTCTACGGAACTTTCAAGCACACATGCTGGTTTTTCAAGTGACAAGATAGGATTTGTCAATCAACCCTTTGTTCAAGACTATAAAGGCACAAGTCCAGCCTCTGTTGTTCTTCCCTCGGAAGCTTCTAAAATTGATCAATATATTGATAACCTTCTAAAAGGAAAAACTCTGCCTCAGAATGGAAAGCTCTTGCAGTCTGTGCTGGATGCTGGACCACTGCTGGAGACGCTTCTTTTAGCAGGGCCAATTCCAAAATGGCGTAATCCTCCCACTCTTGACACCTTCCATGTTCCTCCTCCTTTTACTGGCAAAGGTGGTCATATCAAAAAATTCAATCAAAAGCCAACTGAGCTATCGATCCATGCCTCGAGAACAGAGAATACTCGATTGTGTTTTGGGGTTGAAAAAGGAATGCCAGGTGCTGACGGTAACAATTATCTTCCAACTGGCAAGAGACAAAGGTTCTTCTGATATCTCAGAATCCAGATGTTCACATTTCTTTGGTTTAAGAACTACATTTTGGTTTTGAAGTTTATTTGGTAATATTGGTTTTGTATGGCATAGCTTTGTGATTGAATTGTCCAAATTTAATTTTCGCAAGTAAACCGTACTTGGACAAGTATTAGTCTACACATATCTGTATATTTCCACCATCAAGATTAATCTTCTCATAATTTGAATTCATGTTTTCTTCATATGATAACAAAAATTGATCATCACATGTATTGTTTAATACCTGAATGATAGGCAGGAACAAGTAAAATAACAATATAGTTACTGATTCCTCGTCTGCAGCTAATTAGGTACACAGTAAAGAACAAAGTTTTTGTTCAAGTGTAGCTGTCCCGTGTGCAGTCGTTAGACGGCATGTTTATTGACAAAAGGGCGAATATCACAACCAAAGTTACCAGTAAGACAGGTTTCAGATCGGTTATATCTGCGGTACTTGATATCATCGACTTATTGCTAACATATCTCAAACTTTTGACCAACATCATAGTTTTGATCTTTAGATAAAAACTTTCTCCTTAATACTGAGATTACTTCTTGATGTTGAAGTGAAAGCTTAGATATTTTCTAGTATGGCGTTAAGTCCAACCCCATCTCCCAGCTTCCAAAATTCACATTGGGATCCATTAGTTATAGCCTTGGTAGGTGGGATCTGTACAATCTTTTTAATTGTAAGTTACCACCAGGTACTCCATCGAAACTGCTGCAGATTTCAAGTATCATTTATGTCCAGAAACCGAGCTCAAAGGCGCCGTATAAATGAGGCAAACCAAGATGATCCATCATTACAGTTTCAGAGCCAAGGACTGGACTCTTACATTGTCCGCTCTTTGCCAATAGTCCAGTTCAAAAAGATGAATGATGCAGAGATTGGTGAAAAAACAACAGAGTGTGCAGTTTGTTTGGGTGAATTTGAAGAAGGCGATTGGATAAAACATCTACCTAATTGTTGTCATGTTTTTCATGTTTCTTGCATCGACATATGGTTTCAGACTCACTCAAGCTGCCCACTTTGCAGAGCTCACATATTCGATCTCGAACAATCGTGTGATTTGCTGGGACATTTGTCAAGGGAAGATTTTACTGAAGATCAATCAAGTGTTCGCCAAATGCTTCGTATGCATGCCCTTGAGAGTCCTTCACTTAGACTTCAGGTAGATCATGAAACAttagttgtttcatcaagataaTGACATAAGTATATTGTTCAAGATTAGCAGGGGCTATTTGCTGCCATATTGTAAGAAAAATCGCCAAGGCTGATTAGTGATACCAGCTTGTGCCCCTAAAATGTGTTGCAGTTTTGAGTTCCTTGAAGGGAACAAAGCTAAAAGATTACAAGCTTTGGTACAAATCATTTTCACACAAGAAATACAGCTTTAGCCTTATACCAGGATGAGCAAGACTCTCAGTGTGGACGAGTAAGAGGATGATGACTTAATTCGCCCTAAACAACCTAGAGTACTCGTACAAGTCTTACATGATCAAGAACTTAATTTCCTTCTGTCTGCATTTCAGCTAGTGCTCATGGTAGCCTACCTGTTCCTGTTCATCATCTATATAATGAACATATACAATCATGCACATTTGCAACTTGTGTAGCACTTTGCTGCAGTAGTCAGGCGCTCATAAAGTTAATGCAGAGCAGGTTGTCATGTAATATTAAGTTCAAACCTTTACAGAGGATTTGGACTAGACGCGACTATGGGAGTTGAGTGCTCTCCCTATTATAAACTAGTCCACATCTAACTGAAGTGAACCAGTGGTTCAGAATTTTGAGTAGTTTTCTGTGACGAGAACAAAAAAATAGCCTAATTGGAAAAActttttgtatatatatacagaAGGCTGTTCTCTTCATGTCAAACTGCAGTTTTTCTTTGTACAGTAAGTTGTTCAGACATTTTGCTTTCTGTAACTGTAAACATTTTAAACAATGAAAAAATTATGACAAACAAGCATAAGCCATAGAGCTGTGCATGATTAAGGAACATCTAGCTTTCTTCATCAAGTATCATTCAGCATTTTGCTATCCCTTTGTTTTACTTCTATCTGGACTTATTAGTGGTCCTTGAATATCAGATCCATATATATGACCCATCTTTGTTCGCTTTGTTTCCAAATACCTCTTGTTTTCTTCTGTAATCGGTGTCATGACTGGAACACGCCCAACAACTGCCAAACCATAGCCTTTCAGACCAGTAAATTTTGCTGGATTGTTAGTCATTAGGCGCATAGTATGAACGCCTATATCCCTTAGCATCTGCAGAACAACGACCAAAAGTGAATACAATAACAAATTACATATATGAAAAGAGTAAAAAATGAGCTAGATAAACCTTTGGCTTCTGATGATACTATTGTTTTTGAAAAACCTTTTGTTTGAGATTTCAACTATATTATGAagtatactccctccgtcccactcATTTTGTCCAGGGACGGACTGTTTCCCACAAACACATAAAATAACTactataaatataattatttatctAAATTTACACTCAATTAATACCATGCTCAACTGAATGTTGCCAAACCTTTTGGGACAACCTAAATAGGAAATATGGCGAAAATAAATGGGACAGAGTGCGTAAACTATACACACCAGAGCTTAGCACCAATTCCCTGCACCTTCCCTTTTGAATTGTATTTAAACTGTGAGATAGCTAAATCAGACATACCTGAGCTCCAATTCCATAGTCACGTGCATCAGCTGCAAATCCAAGCTCTAGATTAGCCTCAACAGTATCATGGCCCTGATCTTGCAAATTATATGCCTCAAGTTTGTGACCAAGGCCAATTCCTCGCCCTTCATGACCTCGTAGATAGACAACAACCCCTCTACCTGCCTGCTCTATAATCTGCATTGCCAAGTCTAACTGGTTTCCACAATCACACCTACCCGAACCAAATATATCGCCAGTCAAGCATTCTGAGTGAACTCTTACAAGAACGTCTTGTCCATCATCAATGCTCCCCTATGATTAAGAATTGACTAGTCAGCAGATAATTTGCAAATCgatctctaattcaaattgaACATTACCTTTACAATAACGATATGCTCGATCCCATCTAGCTTTGAACGATAAGCGTAAGCTTGAAATAAACCCCATTTAGTTGGAAAACTTGAAATAGAAGTTCTTTCAACTAGATTTTCCCTCTTTCTTTTATACCTACAAGAACACAAGTGCAATGTAATCAATTTAAGATAAGAGCAATCAAATAACAAATAGAGTTTCTGAAGTAAAAAGTATGAAATGCAAATATGGTAATTAACAATGCCAATGAAAGTTCAATGCAAATTATTTTTGTATTCTATACAGTACTGTTTTACCGTACTTTGATCTTCATATTTCCGAGTTTGTCCTAATTCGATGTAGAATCCGATTACTTGGTGTAGAAAATTAAAGGCTGCCCTGAACATGACAAGAAAATGTCTGACTAAATTTACGAACAACAGTTTACCTAATTAAATCACTGATTGTGACAATTGGTATGCTGTGCTCCGATGCTAGCTTTCTTAAATTTGTCAAAGAAGACACAGAGCCATCATCTGCATCAACAATATCCGAGAGAACAGAAGCTGACTGCAGCCCAGCAAGCATGACCAGATCCAGTGAGGCCTCAGTGTGACCAGCTCTAGTAAGAACCCCGCCATTCTTGTATTTAAGAGGAAACACATGTCCTGGCCTTCTAAAATCTTCGGCTCTTGAATCAGGAGAAGCGATAGTTAGGATTGTTTTTGCTCTATCTGAAGCTGATACTCCACTAGATGTGCCGAACTTTGCATCCTAATCCACTCAAAAAAGAGCATACAAACTATCAATCGTTAACATTTAAAAGGATACATCTCATAAGTTTATAAATGAAAACTATCTAAAAGCTTTGACATTAATTTAtcatttaaatttataaattttgtaGGACCAGCTATAAGGAGCACATTGATGCTCAGCAAGTGTCAGTAGTACATTAGTACATAAAGCCACACATTTTTTCATTTGCTTCAATTAAATTCTAATAAAACCGCTATATTGTGAACATGATACAACTGACATCGAAATTACCACTGAAACTGTGAAGGAGGGAGCAGAAACATCATCTTCATTTTCAGGTGACATTAGAGGGATGTTTAGTCTCTCTAAATCCTCGCCTTTCATTCCAACGGATACAATTCCTGAACCATGTTTAACCATAAAAGCCACATTTTGTGGACTTGCTAGGGATGCTGCCATTACAAGGCTTCCTTCAGCGTCTTCATTTTGATCGTGCACCACGATCACAAACTAAAATCACAGGAAAAATGACAGGTTAGCATAAAATCTATGTAGCTTCAGCTTCACAATTTAAAGATCATAATACTTTTTCCCATTAATATCGATGATTGGACATTACTCAGATTACCAAACAAAGATATAACTTGTACGCCTAATATAGTAATCCGATCCCCTTAAGCTTTAATTAGCAAGTCACAGAACTACAAATTATCGGTTTCAGTAATACAAATTACGATAATTTACCTTCCCTTGGCGCAACGTAGAAAGAGCCTGTTCAATAGACGAGAAGCCTTGAGAAGGACAATCAGGATCACCATGAGCATCACtaacaaagaaatcaatggtttCAGGGGTAATCTCAGCATCCAGTAATGTTCCGAAAGTTGTTACTGCACCATCTGACTCGTCAAATACTGagccattttcatttccattcAGAGGGCTGTTTTCCGACACTCCAACTGCACAGCAACTAAAACTAGATGACATGTTCTTGTAAACTCCAATTCTAGTACCATTATGTACTTTCTTACAACTGATCATACTTATCTTATGAGGGAACAATGAATGCTGTAGATAAAGAGAATCCATGCACAAATTTGTTGTGAACTTCTGATAAAGATGAAATATTACAAAGCAGAGTTTAGATTGTTTAGTTGGAACAAGTAACAAGAAAAAAAGGGAACCTCTAGTTTTGGATCAGTCTGTAAGTTTCTTCTTTTATATATTGGAATTGGAATAAAAAACCATTTAAATAACTATATTGCTTTTATTTGCATTACTAAATTATAGatacagattctatacaaattGAAGTTATGAGCATACCTGGAAATACCGGTATACGACATGTGAACATGGTATAAAACGACACAAATAATTAGTGTTTGGGTTCGAAAATTTGATACatgaacacgaaagtacacgaacgCAAAAAAATACGAATACAATGAATGCCAGGTTTGAGTTTTCAATATAGGTACATGATACGAAACGAAATTACAtggaataaatatataattatatttttaaaaaatattatatatatatatatactaaataccAAATGTGAATTTCAtctattctaaataacatatatatgattataaatactaaaacatattttattatttCTATGACTACTTAAGTGAACACTTCACCATTTAATTATCTATTACactttttaataattaatatttttcgTATATAATCCGTATACACGAATATATTAATTCCGGGTTAGTGTCACCAATttgatatataaatataaatcCGGATCAACTTTGGATTTATGATTTAGTATACGAAAATACGGAATTTGTACATACGTAACGTTGCCAGGTCTGGTTACGAGTAGACAGATTTCTGTAACCTTACACTCACAAAAGCCCACAAATCAAATTTCGAAACCCCTCCACAAATAGGAACAAAACACAACATATTTCTCAACAGACTTATTTCAGATAGAACGCGGAAAGGAACCACCCGGCATAATCCAGTGGAGTCTaagtgcccgtttgggaaatcttaaaataagtaacttatgacttaaaatgattaagtgcgaaataagtgataagttgataaatacttataaattctataagtgtttggataaatttacttataagtcagaagtttttttacttaaataaattaaaataaataattattaactacaattatcttagttcatgaatcttaaattagaaaatatttaaaaatttatattttaaaatcaaaactttagaaaaaagtgaaaaaatgaaaataagttggaaaaaagtacgtcactgccaactttcaacttatcagcttataagttgtaaattcagcttataagttgggtcgacaaacactcgtcgataagttgttacgggcttataagccATAAGTGGCTTATAAGTAAGTTGCCAAACAGGCAAGTCCGGATCTTCAAATAAATTAGGATACAAAGTCGCTGCTAGGGCTGAGTATTCGGTTATTCGGTAACCGAACCGAAATATAATTCGGTTACCGAATACCGAATAAAGGTAAAAATCAGAACCGAATAGTGAACCGAAATAATTTCGGTTATttaccgaaccgaaataattatTCGGTTAAAACCGAAAACCGAATTAAAAAACCGAATtaggaattttttttaaaattttaataatgaaatatttaataaattacaaCAAAGATTAATGATCGTACAACAGTTAACTTATACTCTTAGCTCCACTTTCATGCACCTGAATATTATGGTTTGGCGTCCTGATTACAATAAAAGTACTTTTAATTAGttagtttatttttttattttagcaaCCAAAATTGAAGATTATGAAAACTAAATACATTAAAATCTAAATTAGGCAAATAACAAttaaatataacaaataaaaagAGAGGAAAAGTGAAGTTGGGAACGGAGAATTGATAATTCAAGTGAAAAAAAAGAAAGGAGCTAGGTAAAAATaagtaatatataaataaatgtatttatatatatatatatatatattaatatatattttttattatatttcgGTAATTTCGGTAATTCGGGTATTTCGGTAAAAAAACCGAAAAAACCGAAATACCGAATAACATAAAAAATCATAACCGAATTAaaaaccgaattatttcggttcggtaaccgaaccgaattatttcggttatTTCGGTTCGGTATTCGGTTAACCGAACCGAATGCTCACCCCTAGTCGCTGCGCCCCGGAAGTTATTTtagaaattttgaatttttttttttgacaaatgcagaaagttctcattaaattgaatatagtacagtcgggataaacccccaactgtcgatacaatcaggtgataaaacaaataatatactaaaaacaattagatgatttgtttcctgatcgtttaacacatagaatttaaaaattcttgaaattaaaaacgaaatcaaagacatcccaagcgatccaaattgcagcagcatctctgaaaatagcaacatcgcaattgaccatatcacataaaaactatggttagcccagtgttcagaaacaccaatcgcataaaatgagattggagaagcgacacaccagctatctacatgccggacaCCAACCATAGACATGCCGAAGGCATCCCAGCTATCGACATGCTggataccagctatagacatgccgaaagtgtaaacccatgaaagatgaacaatctttagttgtgaaaggtgagctcttgcaataatcacCACCGTCCCAGATCCGATGCAAGATTTgcagatcaccaaaaatatcaataaattcgtCATCAACAGATCCATCACCAGATAAACCCAAGCATGactaaataaaaacataacaaacactccaaaaggagagacaaaACACACACTCCGAGAGGAGAGACACACAAACATCCAAAAAATTGGGTTTTATTGAAAGGAAATAAACGAGAATAACAGAGAATGAAAGGGTTGGGGCTT carries:
- the LOC141692804 gene encoding monofunctional riboflavin biosynthesis protein RIBA 3, chloroplastic; amino-acid sequence: MDSLYLQHSLFPHKISMISCKKVHNGTRIGVYKNMSSSFSCCAVGVSENSPLNGNENGSVFDESDGAVTTFGTLLDAEITPETIDFFVSDAHGDPDCPSQGFSSIEQALSTLRQGKFVIVVHDQNEDAEGSLVMAASLASPQNVAFMVKHGSGIVSVGMKGEDLERLNIPLMSPENEDDVSAPSFTVSVDAKFGTSSGVSASDRAKTILTIASPDSRAEDFRRPGHVFPLKYKNGGVLTRAGHTEASLDLVMLAGLQSASVLSDIVDADDGSVSSLTNLRKLASEHSIPIVTISDLIRYKRKRENLVERTSISSFPTKWGLFQAYAYRSKLDGIEHIVIVKGSIDDGQDVLVRVHSECLTGDIFGSGRCDCGNQLDLAMQIIEQAGRGVVVYLRGHEGRGIGLGHKLEAYNLQDQGHDTVEANLELGFAADARDYGIGAQMLRDIGVHTMRLMTNNPAKFTGLKGYGLAVVGRVPVMTPITEENKRYLETKRTKMGHIYGSDIQGPLISPDRSKTKG
- the LOC141693530 gene encoding uncharacterized protein LOC141693530, with product MFSASENKMENIDFPWAYQESIDDLKQQLLYTSIELESVKAEAEKHIKMHEAYEKQSLMLLNMVIQERDEARGQVRKLLNKLMFLNYTTPSNEFLTTALPQLSPESPLVNSMIPILSTAESNSTFSEPYNYHSQNSSPASSVFEPVSSTELSSTHAGFSSDKIGFVNQPFVQDYKGTSPASVVLPSEASKIDQYIDNLLKGKTLPQNGKLLQSVLDAGPLLETLLLAGPIPKWRNPPTLDTFHVPPPFTGKGGHIKKFNQKPTELSIHASRTENTRLCFGVEKGMPGADGNNYLPTGKRQRFF